From Priestia filamentosa, a single genomic window includes:
- a CDS encoding peptide MFS transporter, with protein sequence MSEMNKQKIVSSVPQTGFFGHPKGLFTLFFTEFWERFSYYGMRAILVYYMYYEVSKGGLGFDQSTALAIMSIYGSLVYMSGVIGGWIADRILGPSRSVFYGGIFIMLGHIALAVPGNIPMFFVSMVLIVIGTGMLKPNVSSIVGDLYSETDARRDSGFSIFYMGINFGAFIAPLIVGEVGMKHNFHLGFAIAAVGMFFGLLLFILTKKKNLGLAGTIVPNPLSPAERKRTTFVVIIALIVIAAALTFMIPRGWVTIDSFVMFVGILGILIPICYFVTMYFSSKTSTVERSRLLAYIPLFVAGVMFWAIQEQGSTILAAYADNRTDLSIGGFSISPAWFQSLNPLFIIVLSPLFALLWTKLGNRQPTIPKKFSIGLVFAGLSFVVILIPGTLAGENALVNPLWLVLSYFVVVLGELCISPVGLSATTKLAPTAFSAQTMSLWFLTNAAAQALNASIVDLYTPETETLYFGIIGGASIVLGILLFLIAPVIQRAMKGIR encoded by the coding sequence ATGTCGGAAATGAATAAACAGAAAATTGTGTCAAGCGTTCCTCAGACTGGATTCTTTGGTCATCCGAAGGGATTGTTTACACTTTTTTTCACTGAATTTTGGGAACGTTTTTCGTACTATGGAATGAGAGCTATTCTTGTTTATTACATGTATTACGAAGTGTCAAAAGGTGGACTGGGATTTGATCAGTCTACAGCTTTAGCTATTATGTCCATTTATGGCTCACTTGTGTACATGTCTGGAGTGATAGGTGGCTGGATTGCAGACCGCATACTTGGACCATCTCGGTCTGTATTTTATGGCGGGATTTTTATTATGCTCGGTCATATCGCTCTTGCTGTGCCTGGAAATATTCCAATGTTTTTTGTTTCCATGGTTCTTATCGTAATTGGAACAGGAATGTTAAAACCAAACGTCTCTAGTATTGTGGGAGATCTGTATAGTGAAACTGATGCACGACGAGATTCTGGCTTTAGTATTTTCTATATGGGAATTAACTTTGGAGCCTTTATTGCTCCCTTAATTGTTGGGGAAGTTGGCATGAAGCATAATTTCCACTTAGGATTTGCGATTGCAGCAGTCGGGATGTTCTTTGGATTACTTTTATTTATTCTCACAAAGAAAAAAAATCTTGGCCTTGCAGGTACTATTGTACCTAATCCCTTATCGCCTGCTGAGCGAAAAAGAACCACATTTGTGGTGATTATAGCCCTTATTGTTATTGCAGCAGCGCTTACTTTTATGATTCCACGCGGATGGGTTACAATTGACTCCTTCGTTATGTTTGTTGGAATACTAGGTATACTAATCCCAATTTGTTACTTTGTGACAATGTACTTCAGTTCTAAAACATCAACAGTAGAGCGTTCTAGACTTTTAGCGTACATTCCACTATTCGTGGCAGGAGTGATGTTCTGGGCAATCCAAGAACAAGGATCAACTATTTTAGCAGCATATGCAGACAATCGTACAGACTTAAGTATTGGCGGGTTTTCGATTTCACCTGCATGGTTTCAATCTCTAAATCCGTTGTTTATTATCGTCCTCTCACCTCTTTTTGCCCTTTTATGGACAAAACTTGGTAATCGTCAACCAACAATACCGAAAAAATTCTCTATTGGTTTAGTTTTTGCTGGTCTTTCGTTTGTGGTTATTCTTATTCCAGGAACGCTCGCTGGAGAGAATGCACTTGTTAATCCTCTATGGCTTGTACTGAGCTACTTTGTTGTTGTATTAGGAGAACTTTGTATCTCTCCTGTTGGTCTTTCAGCAACAACAAAACTAGCACCTACTGCCTTTTCAGCTCAAACGATGAGTTTATGGTTTTTAACAAACGCAGCAGCTCAGGCTCTAAATGCTTCAATTGTAGATCTTTACACACCTGAAACAGAAACCTTGTATTTTGGAATTATCGGAGGCGCTTCTATTGTCCTTGGTATTCTTCTTTTCCTTATTGCTCCGGTTATTCAACGTGCAATGAAAGGAATTCGTTAA
- a CDS encoding STAS domain-containing protein gives MHRNDDLYNFLLERTWNLTESWYADLDKVELGGVYASTDPVVVETLKKQNHEFHKRFCKLFAEESAVFYEGFEEWVIEIAKDEEHARTPIHLILQEFFHVQTQYIQLINEFASQYKDKYSLEEINRWKDITIKAFNKVIMWFTEESHKYSESRLKAQQEMINELSSPIISLTKHVALLPLVGDIDTARAKFILDSTLTQCTEREIHHLLVDLSGVVMIDTMVAQQLFQLIETLNLIGVTSTFSGIRPEIAQTAVQLGINFNRVSIVSTLEQAVKLKDFTK, from the coding sequence ATGCATAGAAATGATGATCTTTATAACTTTCTATTAGAAAGAACGTGGAATTTAACTGAAAGTTGGTATGCGGACCTTGATAAAGTTGAACTAGGTGGTGTGTATGCTTCAACAGATCCAGTCGTAGTAGAAACATTGAAAAAGCAAAACCATGAATTTCACAAAAGGTTTTGTAAGCTGTTTGCAGAAGAAAGTGCTGTTTTTTATGAAGGATTTGAAGAATGGGTTATAGAAATTGCCAAAGATGAAGAACATGCACGAACACCAATTCATCTTATTTTACAAGAATTTTTTCATGTACAAACTCAATATATACAGCTGATTAATGAATTTGCTTCTCAATATAAAGATAAATATTCATTAGAAGAAATTAATCGATGGAAAGATATTACAATTAAAGCGTTTAATAAAGTAATTATGTGGTTTACAGAAGAAAGTCATAAGTACTCTGAATCTCGTCTAAAAGCTCAGCAAGAGATGATTAATGAGCTAAGTTCACCTATTATTTCTTTAACAAAACATGTAGCGCTACTTCCGCTTGTAGGAGATATTGATACAGCTCGTGCTAAGTTTATTTTAGATAGCACATTAACACAGTGTACAGAGCGCGAGATTCATCACTTGCTTGTTGATCTATCAGGTGTTGTAATGATTGATACAATGGTGGCACAACAGCTCTTTCAACTTATTGAAACATTAAATTTAATTGGTGTAACAAGTACATTTTCTGGTATTCGCCCTGAGATTGCGCAAACAGCCGTACAGCTTGGTATTAACTTTAATCGAGTTTCTATTGTTTCAACATTAGAACAAGCTGTGAAATTAAAAGATTTTACAAAATAA
- a CDS encoding ASCH domain-containing protein, whose amino-acid sequence MNEETLHYWNTYWGEKKQPKEVNAWSFGGDPDGVADLVIKGVKTATCSGYLFYELEQEPLPKQGQYSIVLNSKEEPVAIIRISKVEVMPMNEVTEEFAFAEGEGDRTYQHWYSAHKQFFTNELRKIGKEFSDDMLLVLEQFELIHIKR is encoded by the coding sequence GTGAATGAAGAAACTCTACACTATTGGAATACGTATTGGGGAGAGAAAAAACAACCAAAAGAGGTAAACGCATGGAGCTTTGGGGGAGATCCAGACGGAGTAGCAGATCTTGTCATAAAAGGCGTAAAAACAGCAACATGCTCAGGGTATTTGTTCTACGAATTGGAGCAAGAACCGCTTCCTAAGCAAGGTCAATACAGCATTGTGTTAAATAGCAAAGAAGAACCTGTTGCGATTATTCGAATCTCTAAAGTTGAAGTAATGCCAATGAATGAAGTAACAGAAGAATTTGCTTTTGCAGAAGGAGAAGGAGATCGAACATATCAGCATTGGTATTCGGCACACAAACAGTTTTTTACAAACGAACTTCGAAAAATAGGAAAAGAGTTCTCTGATGATATGCTTTTAGTACTTGAGCAATTTGAATTAATACATATAAAAAGATAG
- a CDS encoding general stress protein — MKMKVDHIKEELQQTLQALKKEGYEEDIKILVNEDKHSKESVKNLLVDSPYGSYSLLNTVNSILPSKIEQLSKVLAFEQLSSQDVEKYIEDLAEGKYVIIASSSII, encoded by the coding sequence ATGAAGATGAAAGTTGATCATATTAAAGAAGAGCTTCAGCAAACTTTACAAGCTTTGAAGAAAGAAGGCTATGAAGAAGATATAAAAATACTTGTTAATGAAGATAAACATTCAAAAGAGAGTGTCAAAAATTTACTAGTAGATTCGCCTTATGGCTCTTATTCTTTACTAAATACAGTAAACAGTATACTTCCGTCAAAGATAGAACAGCTCTCTAAAGTATTAGCGTTTGAACAGCTTTCCTCTCAAGATGTAGAAAAGTACATAGAAGACTTGGCAGAAGGAAAGTATGTAATTATAGCTTCTTCAAGCATTATCTAA